Within Candidatus Bathyarchaeia archaeon, the genomic segment AGCACTTATAGCTGCCCTACTGCTTTCAGTACTCGTATCTTTAAGTCAAGTACAAATAATTTACGACGTGCTTGTAAATGAGTATACATCTATATTTGAGAGAATGGATAATGCATTTAAGAGTTTAATGGATGACCTAGCAAGCGCGATGGATCTGGCTGAAAAATTCAAGGATCCCAATTACAATTATGATCCCAAAGATCTTGAGGAAGCAATAAATAAAGATGGACATAATGGGACACGGGAGCTACTCAGTGTTTTTGAAGATCTCCTCAACGTAACTAGCAAATATTTAAACGTAAGTATTGAGAGACCATAGCTAGCTGAAAATCCGCTATTTACCGTTGTATTTCAAGCCACGGATATAATTCTTTAAGCTTCCGCATAGCTTCCTGAACCTTCTCTTCCGGATACTCATATGGTGGTAGTCTTCCAGATAAATAGTCGTCGAATGCCTGCATATCGAAATGTCCATGCCCACATAACAAGAATAGTATTGTTTTCTCTTCACCAGTCTCCTTGCATCTTATGGCTTCATCTATAACTGCTTTTATTGCGTGACTTGGCTCAGGCGCTGGAACAAAGCCTTCGGCTTTCATGAATTGGTGGGCTGCATTAAACACTTTAACTTGATTATAGGCTATTGTTTTAACAATTCCTTCCCTACTGAGCAGACATAATGTTGGCGCCTTTCCATGATATCTTAGTCCTCCAGCATGTATTGGCGCTGGGACAAACATGTGTCCAAGAGTATACATTTTAATCATTGGTGTTAAACGAGCAGTGTCGCCATGATCATATGTGTAGAAGCCCTTCGTTATTGATGGACAGGCTGTGGGTTCAACAGCTAAGAATTGAACCTCTTTAGGAGCCTTCCCTGAAACCTTATCATAATAAAATGGCCAGAATAGTCCTGAAAAGCTGCTTCCGCCTCCTATACATCCAACTATAAGATCTGGATACTCATCTATCATTTCTAACTGCTTCTTAGCTTCTAATCCAACGACCGTCTGATGCAATAGGACATGATTCAAGACGCTTCCAAGAGAATACTTGACGTTTTTATGTGTTACGGCATCCTCTATAGCTTCACTTATTGCTATCCCTAAGCTACCTGGGTTATTCGGATCATCCTTAAGTATCCTTCTCCCACTCTCCGTATTAGTGCTTGGGCTTGGATAAACCTCTGCACCCCAAAGCTCCATTAGCATACGTCTATAGGGCTTCTGGTTATAGCTAACCTTAACCATGTAAATGGTCGTCTTTAACCCAAAAATCATACAACCAAATGCTAACGCTGAACCCCATTGCCCAGCGCCAGTTTCAGTTGTTAAACGCTCAATGCCCTCCTTCATGGCATAGTAGGCTTGAGCCACAGCAGTATTTGGCTTATGACTGCCAGGGGGGCTGACACCCTCATACTTATAATATATTTTGGCAGGAGTCTTAAGAGCTCTTTCAAGACCCACAGCCCTATAAAGCGGTGTCGGTCTCCAAAGCATATATGCTTCCCGCACTTCCTTAGGGATATTTATCCAGCGTTCCTGGCTAACCTCCTGCAGTATACACTCCTTTGAGAATAACACCATTAAATCTTCAGGTTTTATCGGCTCCCTCGTTACTGGGTTTATTGGAGGCGGTAAAGGTTTCGGTAAGTCTGGCAGAATATTATACCATTGCTTTGGTACATCATCCTCATTTAATAGGATTTTTCTCAGCATAGAGATTCCTCTTAAATGAAAGATATTGCTCTTATAAGTAATATTTAAATCTTTTGCGAACAAAAATGTGCATAGAAAATTAACATTTAATTAGAGAGAATAGAGAAGTAGATCTGAAAAATACTAAAAATTGGGGTTTTTGGCGCTCAGTAAGTGATAGAGGATTCTCCTTCCAATTTTATAACGTTGACTGAATGAGGCTTTAGTTCAAGGGCAACTTTACCATTTTCTACCCTAACGTTGCCTTCCTCAATCTTAACAGCATTTGGATTCTCAAAGGTATTCTTGGATTCGATTGTTTCTCCAGCAACCGCCTGCATGTATCCCTTTGAGGGTTTGAAGCCCCTGAATGACGCTTGAATATATGCTGGCTCCGTCTCATGCCTATTCACTAAATATACATATAGAGTCCTCCCATCCTTCGTGATCGTGGCTGAGGAATCTATGAATGGAATATTCATGTTGAGGTCGCTTGACTTGTAGAGCGTTGAATCATTAACTGCTGGAAGAACATGGTCTCCGGTATTCGCTCCATACATTTTAAATACAAGATACTGTGGGGTTAGAGCCATCCGTCCATCTTTTGAGGCTAAAATTAACGGTAGCACATTTACTGTCTGCGCAAATGCCGCTATAGGCACCTCATTACATAATCTATGCAGGGCATTCAAAACGCCAGCTGTGAATACAGCATCTTTAATACTAGTGATCTGACTCAACAGTGGAGGTTTAGCCTCCGGATACCAAACATTCCATTCATCAAAGGCTATTTTAATCTCGCGCTTAATGTTGTACTTTCTTCTCACACTTTGAATTAGATTATATATCTCCCTTAATTCCCTCTCTATACCAACGCTTGAAGCCACTAGCTCTCTATAAGTTTTCCTATCTCCCCATATGTAGATGTGAATTGACAAGTAATCAAAATATTCGCCAGCATGCTTTACCATATCAATATTCCATTCCGGATCCACATGTCCGACAGCTATGAGCTTTATCTCGGGATCCACTCTACTCATTTCATTTGCAAATTCAACAGTTCTTCTCGCACACTCCTCACCACCTATGCAGAAGCCAATCTGCCATCTTCCGAAAAGCTCGTTTCCAATCCCCCATATCTTAACGCGGTACGGTTCCTCATGACCATATTTACGCCTAAGCTGAGCAAAGTAAGTGTTTCTAGCTGAATTGCAATACTCAACCCATTGGGCAGCTTCCTCAGGGGTTCCATTCCCAGCATTCACAACAATATAGGGCTCAGCCCCCACCAGCTTACACCACTCTATGAATTCATCCGTCCCAAAAGTATTTGGTTCCTCCTGACCCCAAGCCATCTCAAAACGCCTAGGTCTCTGATCCCTAGGACCAACACCATCTAGCCAATGATAGCCGCTGACAAAATTACCGCCCGGCCACCTCACTATCGGACAATTAAGCTGCTTAATAGCTTCCAGAACATCCAGTCTGAAACCACCTATATTTGGAATCTTCGAGTCCTCGCCAACCCATATACCACCATAAATACATTCGCCGAGGTGCTCAATAAATTGCCCATAACATCTTTTATCAAGCAAACCTATCGGCGAAGTTGCATCAACAAGCACTTTACACTCAAACATCTCTTCTCCCTCTTTCACCTTATTAAACAATAATGTTTGATTATTTAAAATTTATAAGGCTTAAAGGATATCCTAGTTAACGAGCAGATTAGAGCAGAAGAATCTTGCAAAAATTGTTTTAATTTACAGTTCAATTAAATAATGTTATTTATTTAGTGTCAAGAACTAATACTGATTTCAGGAATTTTCACATTAGATATTTTTGTATTTTAAGTTCCACATGAACATATCCTCAGGCGACTGTGGATATTCTTCGTAGGCTTTCTTTATCATCCTCGATCTCCTAGCCATAGTATATAGTTTCTTTAAGAAGGATATTTTTCCAAGCCCAACAAATATTCTCCTTGTTGCATCTGTTATATTCAGGTGTACGTCTCCCTCTAATCCAGCTTTAAGCACGTCGTCCTCTTTTATCAGCCTATATTTCATTCCATAATTTATATCTTCATTTGTTAAGCTCTGCAGGAAGATGCGGAAAACATCTAGTCCAGCCTGCTTTGCACCATAAGTTTTCATGTAATGCACATTTATTGGCCACAGGTTCTCTATAGTTGGCTCACCTTTCATAAGGACTTTTGAGATAACTTCGGCAGATATTTTGCCAGCCATCATTGATGGACCCATTCCACCACCATGTATTGGGTTTACATGGCATGCTGCGTCGCCTATAATAACTATACCGTTGCCTACAAACGAGTTTAAGGGGCGTCTTGTCGGAACAACTCCTCCACCACCGTGAATTAACACTGACTCATGAAAGATTTTTTTGCTTAAGACAAACTTGTAAA encodes:
- a CDS encoding TrpB-like pyridoxal phosphate-dependent enzyme: MLRKILLNEDDVPKQWYNILPDLPKPLPPPINPVTREPIKPEDLMVLFSKECILQEVSQERWINIPKEVREAYMLWRPTPLYRAVGLERALKTPAKIYYKYEGVSPPGSHKPNTAVAQAYYAMKEGIERLTTETGAGQWGSALAFGCMIFGLKTTIYMVKVSYNQKPYRRMLMELWGAEVYPSPSTNTESGRRILKDDPNNPGSLGIAISEAIEDAVTHKNVKYSLGSVLNHVLLHQTVVGLEAKKQLEMIDEYPDLIVGCIGGGSSFSGLFWPFYYDKVSGKAPKEVQFLAVEPTACPSITKGFYTYDHGDTARLTPMIKMYTLGHMFVPAPIHAGGLRYHGKAPTLCLLSREGIVKTIAYNQVKVFNAAHQFMKAEGFVPAPEPSHAIKAVIDEAIRCKETGEEKTILFLLCGHGHFDMQAFDDYLSGRLPPYEYPEEKVQEAMRKLKELYPWLEIQR
- a CDS encoding alpha-L-arabinofuranosidase C-terminal domain-containing protein, translated to MFECKVLVDATSPIGLLDKRCYGQFIEHLGECIYGGIWVGEDSKIPNIGGFRLDVLEAIKQLNCPIVRWPGGNFVSGYHWLDGVGPRDQRPRRFEMAWGQEEPNTFGTDEFIEWCKLVGAEPYIVVNAGNGTPEEAAQWVEYCNSARNTYFAQLRRKYGHEEPYRVKIWGIGNELFGRWQIGFCIGGEECARRTVEFANEMSRVDPEIKLIAVGHVDPEWNIDMVKHAGEYFDYLSIHIYIWGDRKTYRELVASSVGIERELREIYNLIQSVRRKYNIKREIKIAFDEWNVWYPEAKPPLLSQITSIKDAVFTAGVLNALHRLCNEVPIAAFAQTVNVLPLILASKDGRMALTPQYLVFKMYGANTGDHVLPAVNDSTLYKSSDLNMNIPFIDSSATITKDGRTLYVYLVNRHETEPAYIQASFRGFKPSKGYMQAVAGETIESKNTFENPNAVKIEEGNVRVENGKVALELKPHSVNVIKLEGESSITY